From a region of the Falco peregrinus isolate bFalPer1 chromosome 5, bFalPer1.pri, whole genome shotgun sequence genome:
- the TMPRSS9 gene encoding transmembrane protease serine 9: MDQRKPVPGTQRRGPRASCQPWWMVTIAAGVVGSVTALCLGILLAWHPAVETSFEHTVELRGIVFNSSLQAENSDYYRVLTPALERLFLSSFQDSQLDWSCTGCTILGYRNGNSSVIVHFRLHFIPQDSHPLSSTMEEEALRHGLVAALPKQGLSLAAYGTISSASLTGPGEVSPHRAGLRSDCGSRPAMQTASRIVGGSEASRGEFPWQVSLRENNEHFCGAAILTEKWLVSAAHCFAEFQDPAMWAAYTGTTSLRGSDSSAVKMGIARIIPHPSYNTDTADYDVAVLELKTPVTFTKYIQPVCLPDARHHFPTSKKCLISGWGYLKEDFLVKPEFLQKATVELLDQTLCSSLYSHVLTDRMMCAGYLEGKVDSCQGDSGGPLVCQEPSGKFFLAGIVSWGIGCAEARRPGVYTRVTKLRDWILDAISAFPAAAHTALQVPSSTNSNAPGSKELETTTTTGAIPTTPAAPAATRAVTAARPPECGGRPGFSKPSKIVGGTDASRGEIPWQVSLKEDSRHFCGATIIGDRWLLSAAHCFNETNPEEIEAYMGTTSLNGTDGNAVKVNVTRVIEHPFFDPVFLDFDVAVLELARPLVFNKYIQPICLPLAAQKFPIGKKCLISGWGDLQEGNATKPEILQKASVGIIDQETCNFLYNFSLTDRMICAGFLEGRTDSCQGDSGGPLACEVTPGVFYLAGIVSWGIGCAQAMKPGVYSRITKLKDWILDTISQLPSPGTGTPSSSAIAQTPTAAVPIQQPSPAAPSPIDRTTLGSKTTTTMKETSIALQTTEPAKPTQTPVVPCTSLTFKCSSEVCIGKENPECDGIVDCSNGFDERNCDCGFTAALAFSKIVGGSTAARGEWPWQVSLWLRRKEHKCGAVLIADRWLLSAAHCFDIYSDPKMWVAFLGTPFLSGIDGKMEKILRIYKHPFYNVYSLDYDVALLELNTPVQFSSTIKPICLPDSSHVFHEGARCFITGWGSTKEGGVMSKHLQKAAVNMIGDQACKKFYPVQISSRMLCAGFPHGTVDSCSGDAGGPLACKEPSGKWFVAGITSWGYGCARPNFPGVYSKVTAVQGWIVQNLKR; this comes from the exons aTGGACCAGAGAAAGCCGGTGCCAGGCACCCAGAGAAGGGGACCGAGGGCCAGCTGCCAGCCGTGGTGGATGGTGACCATCGCCGCTGGCGTGGTGGGCAGCGTGACAGCCCTCTGCCTGGGGATCCTGCTGG cctgGCACCCTGCGGTGGAGACCAGCTTTGAGCACACAGTGGAGCTGCGAGGGATCGTGTTCAACAGCAGCTTGCAGGCAGAGAACTCGGACTACTACAGGGTGCTGACGCCTGCTCTCGAGAGGCTG tttctgTCCAGTTTCCAGGACTCCCAGCTGGACTGGAGCTGCACCGGTTGCACCATCCTGGGCTACAG GAATGGAAACTCGAGCGTGATCGTCCATTTCCGCCTCCACTTCATCCCTCAGGATTCCCACCCGCTGAGCTCCACCATGGAGGAGGAGGCTCTCAGGCATGGGCTGGTGGCTGCCCTGCCCAAGCAAGGGCTTTCCCTGGCTGCCTATGGGACTATATCCTCAGCTTCCCTTACAG GTCCCGGTGAGGTTTCTCCCCACAGAGCTGGGCTGAGATCAG ACTGTGGCAGCCGCCCTGCCATGCAGACCGCCAGCAGGATAGTCGGAGGCTCGGAGGCATCCAGAGGGGAGTTCCCGTGGCAAGTCAGCCTGCGCGAGAACAACGAGCACTTCTGCGGTGCCGCCATCCTCACCGAGAAGTGGCTGGTGTCTGCCGCTCACTGCTTTGCTGA GTTCCAGGACCCAGCCATGTGGGCAGCTTACACGGGGACCACCTCCCTGCGAGGTTCAGACAGCAGCGCAGTGAAGATGGGCATCGCCCGCATCATCCCCCACCCCTCCTACAACACTGACACGGCCGACTACGACGTGGCCGTGCTGGAGCTGAAGACACCCGTGACCTTCACGAAGTACATCCAGCCCGTGTGCCTGCCAGACGCTCGGCATCACTTCCCCACCAGCAAGAAGTGCCTCATCTCTGGCTGGGGCTACCTCAAGGAGGACTTCT TGGTGAAACCTGAGTTCCTGCAGAAAGCAACGGTGGAGCTGCTGGACCAGACGCTGTGCTCCAGCCTCTACAGCCACGTCCTCACGGACAGGATGATGTGTGCTGGCTACCTGGAGGGGAAGGTTGACTCCTGCCAG GGTGACTCTGGTGGCCCCCTGGTTTGCCAAGAACCATCTGGCAAGTTCTTCCTGGCGGGAATCGTGAGTTGGGGAATTGGATGTGCTGAAGCCAGGCGGCCTGGGGTTTACACACGCGTTACCAAACTCAGGGACTGGATCCTGGATGCTatttctgccttccctgccgCAGCCCACACTGCCCTTCAGGTCCCCTCCAGTACTAACAGTAATGCGCCCGGCTCCAAAGAGCTCgagaccaccaccaccaccggTGCAATCCCCACcactccagcagccccagctgccaccaGGGCGGTGACGGCAGCGAGACCACCAG AGTGTGGAGGACGACCTGGGTTCTCTAAACCCAGCAAGATCGTGGGAGGAACAGATGCTTCCAGAGGAGAGATCCCCTGGCAAGTCAGCCTGAAGGAAGACTCGAGGCATTTCTGTGGAGCCACCATCATTGGGGACCGCTGGCTGCTGTCGGCAGCTCACTGCTTCAACGA GACAAATCCGGAGGAGATCGAAGCCTACATGGGAACAACGTCACTAAATGGAACCGATGGGAATGCAGTGAAGGTCAATGTCACAAGGGTGATCGAGCATCCCTTCTTCGACCCTGTTTTTCTGGATTTCGATGTGGCGGTACTAGAGCTGGCAAGACCTCTTGTCTTCAACAAGTACATCCAGCCCATCTGTCTTCCACTTGCTGCGCAGAAGTTTCCCATTGGCAAGAAATGCCTCATTTCTGGATGGGGTGACCTCCAGGAAGGGAATG CCACCAAGCCCGAGATCCTGCAGAAAGCCTCGGTGGGCATCATAGACCAGGAGACCTGCAACTTCCTCTATAACTTCTCCCTCACCGACCGAATGATCTGCGCTGGCTTCCTGGAGGGGAGGACAGACTCTTGCCAG ggGGATTCAGGTGGACCCTTGGCCTGTGAGGTGACCCCAGGAGTGTTTTATCTGGCTGGCATTGTGAGCTGGGGAATTGGCTGTGCCCAGGCTATGAAGCCTGGTGTGTACTCCAGAATCACCAAACTCAAAGACTGGATCCTGGACACCATCTCGCAGCTGCCCAGTCCCGGCACAGGCACCCCTTCCAGTTCAGCCATCGCTCAAACTCCTACTGCAGCCGTCCCCatccagcagcccagcccagcagctccaagTCCAATCGACAGAACCACCCTGGGCTCGAAGACAACCACAACCATGAAAGAAACCTCCATAGCGCTGCAAACCACCGAGCCTGCCAAGCCCACCCAAACTCCAG TGGTGCCCTGTACCAGCCTCACCTTCAAGTGTTCCAGCGAGGTCTGTATCGGGAAGGAAAACCCGGAATGCGATGGCATCGTTGACTGCAGCAATGGCTTCGATGAGCGTAACTGCG ACTGCGGCTTCACAGCTGCCCTGGCCTTCAGCAAGATCGTGGGTGGCAGCACCGCAGCTCGAGGAGAATGGCCCTGGCAAGTCAGCCTCTGGCTTCGGCGGAAGGAGCACAAGTGCGGGGCTGTCCTCATCGCCGACCGgtggctgctctctgcagctcactGCTTTGATAT TTACAGTGACCCCAAAATGTGGGTGGCCTTTCTAGGAACGCCTTTCCTGAGTGGCATCGATggcaaaatggagaaaatattgCGTATCTACAAGCACCCTTTTTACAACGTCTACAGCCTGGACTACGACGTGGCTCTGCTCGAGCTGAACACGCCCGTCCAGTTCAGCAGCACCATCAAACCTATATGTCTGCCGGACAGTTCACATGTCTTCCATGAAGGAGCCAGATGCTTCATCACAGGCTGGGGCTCCACAAAGGAAGGAG GCGTCATGTCAAAGCatctgcaaaaagcagcagtgaacaTGATCGGAGACCAGGCCTGCAAGAAGTTCTACCCCGTGCAGAtcagcagcaggatgctgtgCGCTGGCTTCCCGCACGGCACCGTCGACAGCTGCTCG ggTGATGCCGGTGGGCCCCTGGCGTGTAAAGAACCCTCAGGGAAGTGGTTTGTTGCAGGAATCACAAGCTGGGGCTATGGCTGTGCCAGGCCAAACTTCCCTGGTGTCTACAGCAAAGTCACAGCTGTCCAGGGCTGGATCGTGCAGAACCTCAAGCGCTGA